One Campylobacterota bacterium DNA segment encodes these proteins:
- a CDS encoding class II aldolase and adducin N-terminal domain-containing protein, translated as MDKQNVKRQLAAFALSMFRKDFFGIYHGSLSAKLDTNLFTINTKNAIFDSIGENSLIDLFYNKDYRWKEASIDASIHHGIYRQISDAKFITFTMPPFTTAFSLNHSIIIPNDYFGFKEFGKIAIYDPKKFDDWYERAVSEIPQYFQQNNTSIMVIRGYGVYAFSRDIHSMVRQLSILERSCRILMLDHSQARLDID; from the coding sequence ATGGACAAACAAAACGTAAAACGTCAGCTCGCCGCATTCGCCCTGTCGATGTTCCGGAAAGATTTTTTCGGAATCTATCACGGTTCGCTCTCGGCCAAACTCGATACCAATCTTTTCACGATCAATACGAAAAACGCCATTTTCGATTCGATCGGCGAAAACAGCCTCATCGATCTTTTTTACAATAAAGATTACCGTTGGAAGGAGGCAAGCATCGACGCCTCGATCCACCACGGGATTTACCGTCAGATATCGGACGCCAAATTCATCACCTTTACGATGCCCCCCTTTACGACCGCCTTTTCGTTGAACCACAGCATCATCATCCCCAACGACTATTTCGGCTTCAAGGAATTTGGCAAAATCGCCATCTACGACCCGAAAAAATTCGACGACTGGTACGAACGGGCGGTGAGTGAAATCCCTCAGTATTTCCAGCAGAACAACACCTCGATCATGGTCATCCGCGGATACGGCGTTTACGCTTTCAGCCGCGACATCCACTCGATGGTGCGCCAGCTCTCGATCCTCGAACGCAGCTGCCGGATCCTGATGCTCGATCACTCCCAGGCACGTTTAGACATCGACTGA
- a CDS encoding LysR substrate-binding domain-containing protein, with amino-acid sequence MFTLRQLEIFTALAASSRVIDVAETLSMSPSAVSMAVRELEKDCGEELFERIGKRLVLNERGRYFYEHAARIVDKSHRLFETFQADSMGGHLYLAASVTISNYLLPEWIGDYRSGNETVKVSLKTANSTEVIEMVRNGGCDLGFVEGKFDENDMESLRLMSDELVVIGSDPSLAEREYFIDELVARRWILRERGSGTREIFLSQIAPVDKELQIDMEFQHNEAIKRYLMHDKEALSCLPRLSVAEELDSKKMFEARIIGHRFEREFRLIWRKEKTLTRVMRDFKRYVSELRIV; translated from the coding sequence ATGTTTACGCTGCGTCAACTTGAAATTTTTACGGCCCTGGCCGCCTCGTCCCGCGTTATCGACGTCGCCGAAACCCTCTCCATGAGTCCTTCGGCCGTTTCGATGGCGGTACGGGAGCTGGAGAAAGATTGCGGCGAAGAGCTGTTCGAGAGGATCGGCAAACGGCTGGTTCTCAATGAAAGGGGACGTTATTTTTACGAACATGCGGCCCGAATCGTCGACAAATCGCACCGATTGTTCGAAACCTTTCAGGCCGATTCGATGGGCGGACATCTCTACCTCGCCGCCAGCGTAACGATCAGCAACTATCTTTTGCCCGAATGGATCGGGGATTACCGTTCCGGGAATGAGACGGTCAAGGTATCGCTCAAAACCGCCAACAGTACCGAGGTGATCGAAATGGTCCGCAACGGGGGGTGCGATCTGGGATTCGTCGAAGGCAAATTCGACGAAAACGACATGGAATCCCTGCGGCTCATGAGCGACGAACTCGTCGTCATCGGAAGCGATCCGTCGTTAGCGGAGCGGGAGTATTTCATCGACGAACTGGTTGCCAGACGCTGGATCCTGCGCGAGCGGGGTTCGGGGACGCGCGAAATCTTCCTTTCGCAGATTGCCCCGGTCGACAAGGAACTGCAAATCGATATGGAATTCCAGCACAACGAAGCGATCAAGCGCTACCTGATGCACGACAAAGAAGCCCTCTCGTGCCTTCCCAGACTCAGCGTTGCCGAAGAGCTGGATTCGAAAAAGATGTTCGAGGCCCGGATCATCGGTCATCGGTTCGAGAGGGAATTTCGTCTGATATGGAGAAAAGAGAAGACGCTGACACGGGTGATGCGCGATTTTAAACGTTATGTTAGTGAGCTTAGGATAGTATAG
- the rsmH gene encoding 16S rRNA (cytosine(1402)-N(4))-methyltransferase RsmH: MQGTPVQEAPHIPVLYREVIEAFSPCTDGIVIDCTMGYAGHSSMLLEHYPDVSLIGIDQDPEAIAFSSRRLEPFGKRVEIRQGRFSDVAREAIAEKGDAICGILADIGVSSLQLDRRERGFSYESDTLDMRMNPDAALSAADVVNTYGQSELETILREYGEVTNARRVAETIVQRRPFYSAKELSGAIFHLMPKGKKIHPSTLVMQAIRIEVNDELGELERLLDAVEQSDVKQMRVAIITFHSLEDRIVKNRFAKWSKNCICPAEAMRCTCGNNHAIGKTLTKKPLSAQEDELRSNPRSRSAKLRVFEIRR; the protein is encoded by the coding sequence ATGCAAGGAACCCCAGTGCAGGAAGCCCCCCATATTCCCGTTTTGTACCGCGAAGTGATCGAAGCGTTTTCGCCGTGTACCGACGGGATCGTCATCGACTGCACGATGGGGTACGCCGGGCATTCGTCGATGCTGCTCGAACACTATCCTGACGTTTCGCTGATCGGGATCGACCAGGACCCGGAGGCGATTGCGTTTTCTTCGCGCAGACTTGAACCGTTCGGCAAACGGGTCGAAATCCGACAGGGGCGTTTTTCCGACGTTGCACGTGAGGCCATCGCCGAAAAAGGGGATGCGATCTGCGGCATACTGGCCGACATCGGGGTGTCGTCTCTTCAGCTTGACCGGCGCGAGCGGGGCTTCTCGTACGAAAGCGACACCCTCGACATGCGGATGAATCCCGATGCGGCGCTGAGTGCGGCGGACGTGGTCAATACCTATGGGCAAAGCGAATTGGAGACGATCCTGCGCGAATACGGCGAAGTGACCAATGCCCGCCGCGTTGCCGAAACGATCGTACAGCGTCGACCTTTCTATTCGGCCAAAGAACTTTCCGGTGCCATTTTCCATCTGATGCCCAAGGGGAAAAAAATACACCCCTCCACGCTGGTGATGCAGGCGATCCGGATCGAGGTAAACGACGAACTCGGGGAACTCGAGAGGCTGCTGGATGCGGTTGAACAATCGGACGTCAAGCAGATGAGGGTGGCGATCATAACATTTCATTCCCTCGAAGACAGAATCGTCAAAAACCGCTTCGCGAAATGGTCGAAAAACTGTATCTGCCCAGCCGAAGCGATGCGCTGTACCTGCGGCAACAACCATGCGATCGGCAAGACCCTCACCAAAAAGCCGCTGAGTGCGCAGGAGGACGAATTGCGTTCCAACCCGCGCAGCCGGAGTGCGAAACTTCGCGTATTCGAGATTCGACGATGA
- a CDS encoding polyprenyl synthetase family protein, which yields MQEKVETLIAKLVEEVDYPKAAELFAKLSGGKRLRARLILTIAPEAPEAPLLGAIVELIHAASLLHDDVIDEAMLRRGVPSVNATHGSKVAIMLGDILYSKAFSSLTAFDPAISRAVAESVTRLSIGEMMDVEMAETFNTDRELYLKMLYLKTATLIEAAAFSAALLAGKDAQSYATYGKNLGLAFQIVDDILDITADEATLGKPSLNDFVEGKTTLPYIDLYDALDVPGRERLRNSHARPIDEAEKRWIRSRMDEHGVIERSYAFARSLCDEATAAVGNDLPLHAIIESVLKRSN from the coding sequence ATGCAAGAAAAGGTAGAAACACTCATTGCCAAACTCGTCGAAGAGGTCGATTATCCCAAAGCGGCAGAGCTTTTTGCAAAGCTTTCGGGGGGAAAACGGCTCCGCGCGCGGCTGATCCTCACGATCGCCCCCGAAGCCCCTGAAGCGCCTCTTCTAGGGGCCATCGTCGAACTGATCCATGCGGCCAGCCTCCTGCACGACGACGTAATCGACGAAGCGATGCTCCGGCGCGGCGTCCCTTCGGTGAATGCGACCCACGGCAGCAAAGTCGCCATTATGCTCGGCGATATCCTCTACTCCAAAGCGTTCAGCTCTCTTACGGCTTTTGACCCCGCCATTTCCCGTGCCGTTGCCGAATCGGTCACCCGTCTCTCGATCGGGGAGATGATGGATGTCGAGATGGCCGAAACGTTCAATACCGATCGGGAACTGTATCTTAAAATGCTCTATCTCAAAACGGCGACGTTGATCGAAGCCGCCGCCTTTTCGGCCGCTCTTCTGGCAGGCAAGGATGCACAGTCGTACGCAACGTACGGAAAAAATCTCGGTCTGGCGTTTCAGATCGTCGATGACATCCTCGATATCACTGCCGACGAAGCGACGCTCGGTAAGCCCTCATTGAACGATTTTGTAGAGGGGAAAACGACGCTTCCCTACATTGATCTGTACGATGCGCTAGACGTTCCGGGTCGTGAAAGGCTCCGGAATTCCCATGCCCGTCCGATCGACGAGGCGGAGAAAAGGTGGATCCGTTCGCGAATGGATGAACACGGGGTGATCGAGCGTTCATACGCCTTCGCGCGCTCCCTTTGCGACGAAGCGACTGCGGCGGTAGGGAATGATCTTCCTCTCCACGCCATCATCGAATCCGTTTTGAAAAGAAGTAACTGA
- the hemA gene encoding glutamyl-tRNA reductase → MHYLIVSFSHRNSTLAIREKLAFVNESEQLEALAALRRCSAIGESMLLSTCNRVEIFCSCNDTEAATEAIFALLSKRSGIGHEELHERGDIFDDEGCIHHLFSVASSLDSMVVGETQIAGQLKDAFRLSQENGYSAQKISRAMGFAFKCAAEVRNATNISSKPVSVASVAVSKAKESVGSLEGKKALVIGSGEMSVITCKHLSAQGAEVTMMNRTFEKAEEIARECDARVRSFEEIAYAINDYELLFTSTGSIHPIITEEMISQTPYKRYWFDMAVPRDIDCDGAKWGISLYYVDDLQEIVSENIALREDEAKVSYVIVRRHVVQFFEWLKTLSIEPLIKTLYLRAEEAADEEAFRVIRNGYIPEEYEYAVRKAAIQTLKRFLHPFAERMRDGSDPLKVDALIEAMNFLLDSEDGSDLSQKACTYHTKGK, encoded by the coding sequence ATGCACTATCTCATCGTCAGCTTTTCACACCGCAACTCGACGCTTGCCATCCGCGAAAAGCTGGCATTTGTAAACGAATCCGAACAGCTCGAAGCCCTGGCGGCGCTGAGACGCTGTAGCGCCATCGGCGAGTCGATGCTCCTCTCCACCTGCAACCGGGTCGAAATTTTTTGCAGCTGCAACGATACCGAAGCGGCGACAGAAGCGATTTTCGCTCTTCTTTCGAAGCGTTCGGGGATCGGACACGAAGAGTTGCACGAGCGGGGCGATATTTTCGATGACGAAGGGTGCATCCACCACCTTTTCAGCGTTGCCAGTTCGCTCGATTCGATGGTTGTGGGTGAGACTCAGATCGCGGGGCAGCTCAAAGACGCGTTCCGCCTTTCGCAGGAAAACGGCTATTCGGCTCAGAAAATTTCGCGGGCAATGGGATTTGCGTTCAAATGCGCCGCAGAGGTCCGAAACGCAACCAATATCTCCTCCAAACCGGTTTCGGTGGCGAGCGTGGCGGTATCCAAAGCCAAAGAAAGTGTCGGTAGCCTTGAGGGGAAAAAAGCCCTTGTCATCGGCTCAGGGGAGATGTCGGTCATCACCTGCAAGCACCTGAGCGCTCAGGGTGCGGAGGTGACGATGATGAACCGCACCTTCGAGAAAGCCGAAGAGATCGCGCGCGAATGCGACGCCCGGGTCCGGTCGTTCGAAGAGATTGCTTACGCCATCAACGATTACGAGCTGCTCTTTACGTCGACAGGGTCGATCCATCCCATCATCACCGAGGAGATGATTTCCCAGACGCCGTATAAGCGGTACTGGTTCGACATGGCCGTCCCGCGCGATATCGATTGCGATGGGGCGAAGTGGGGAATATCGCTTTATTACGTCGATGATTTGCAGGAGATCGTGAGCGAAAACATTGCCCTGCGCGAAGACGAGGCGAAAGTCTCCTATGTGATCGTCCGCCGGCATGTCGTGCAGTTTTTCGAATGGCTTAAAACCCTCTCGATCGAACCGCTGATCAAGACCCTTTATCTTCGTGCCGAAGAAGCGGCCGATGAGGAGGCGTTCCGCGTTATCCGTAACGGCTATATCCCCGAAGAATACGAATATGCCGTCCGCAAAGCGGCCATCCAGACGCTGAAGCGGTTTTTGCACCCCTTCGCCGAACGGATGCGCGACGGATCGGATCCTCTCAAAGTGGATGCGCTGATCGAAGCGATGAATTTTTTACTCGACAGCGAGGACGGATCCGACCTCTCCCAAAAAGCCTGTACCTATCATACGAAAGGAAAATGA
- a CDS encoding proline--tRNA ligase, with protein sequence MRFSKAYIPTTKESPKDAQLPSHIYLSRAGFIAQVASGLYNFLPLGKRVLRKIENIINEEMSACGALEVDLSFVTPAELWEESGRIEKFGKELLRFRDRKENLFVLGPTHEEMMVNIVRNRVTSYKQLPLNVYQIKTKFRDEARPRFGLMRAREFVMKDGYSFHATTEDLDREFDAMEAAYKRVLERLGLTFRIVEADSGAIGGTGSKELMVLAQSGEDTLAVCDTCEYGANVEAARRAPRSTVPEAPEADFMRFKTPGVKSIDDLSAFFKVDSYYTLKAVVQRAVYTEGSELVCFFLRGCDELQEVKARNSVGAIDLVDAGEEELRSIGLVPGFIGPLDQDKIRIVMDSDTRNATSMICGANEEDYHFVGVDLSVMGEAHFADLASVQEGDGCPHCGGKLLHTKGIEVGHIFKLGTVYSAPLKAEFLDENGRSQPFIMGTYGMGVSRLVAAVIEQHHDERGCIWTPATAPYLVNVMVSNVKEETHLSYAEKLYGELQARGIETILDDRKERFGFKMSDAELIGFPFTVIVGKELDNGSVQIMIRATRQMVTVDADKVIETLEELRG encoded by the coding sequence ATGCGTTTTAGCAAAGCCTATATCCCCACTACCAAAGAGTCTCCCAAAGACGCCCAGCTCCCGAGCCACATCTATCTCTCCCGCGCCGGTTTTATAGCGCAGGTCGCGAGCGGTCTGTACAACTTTCTGCCGCTGGGCAAGCGGGTGTTGCGTAAGATCGAAAACATCATCAACGAAGAGATGTCCGCGTGCGGCGCGTTGGAAGTCGATCTCAGTTTCGTTACTCCCGCCGAGCTGTGGGAAGAGAGCGGTCGCATCGAAAAATTCGGTAAAGAACTCCTCCGTTTCCGCGACCGGAAAGAGAATCTTTTCGTTCTGGGACCGACGCATGAGGAGATGATGGTCAACATCGTTCGTAACCGCGTCACGAGTTACAAACAGCTTCCGCTGAACGTTTACCAGATCAAAACGAAATTCCGCGACGAGGCCCGCCCCCGGTTCGGTTTGATGCGCGCCCGCGAATTCGTCATGAAAGACGGTTACAGCTTCCATGCGACGACCGAGGACCTCGATCGTGAGTTCGATGCCATGGAAGCGGCGTACAAACGGGTTTTGGAACGTCTTGGGCTGACGTTTCGCATCGTCGAGGCCGACAGCGGAGCGATCGGCGGGACCGGATCGAAAGAGCTGATGGTTCTGGCCCAGAGCGGGGAAGATACCCTTGCGGTCTGCGATACCTGCGAATACGGCGCGAACGTTGAAGCGGCGCGCCGTGCTCCCCGTTCGACGGTTCCCGAAGCGCCGGAGGCCGATTTCATGCGGTTTAAAACGCCGGGCGTCAAATCGATCGACGACCTGTCCGCCTTTTTCAAGGTCGACTCCTATTACACGCTCAAAGCGGTGGTCCAGCGGGCCGTCTATACCGAAGGGAGCGAACTGGTCTGTTTCTTCCTCCGGGGTTGCGACGAACTTCAGGAAGTCAAGGCACGCAACAGCGTCGGGGCGATCGATCTCGTCGACGCGGGCGAGGAAGAACTCCGTTCGATCGGTCTTGTACCCGGATTCATCGGGCCGCTCGATCAGGATAAAATCCGTATCGTCATGGACAGCGATACCCGTAATGCGACGTCCATGATCTGCGGTGCGAACGAAGAGGACTACCACTTCGTAGGCGTTGATCTGAGCGTGATGGGCGAAGCCCATTTTGCCGATCTGGCGAGCGTTCAGGAAGGGGACGGATGCCCCCACTGCGGAGGGAAGCTCCTCCATACCAAAGGGATCGAAGTCGGGCATATCTTCAAACTGGGGACCGTTTACTCCGCGCCGCTGAAGGCCGAATTCCTGGACGAAAACGGCCGTTCCCAGCCTTTTATCATGGGTACGTACGGGATGGGGGTCAGCCGTCTCGTCGCCGCCGTGATCGAACAGCACCACGACGAACGCGGGTGCATCTGGACCCCCGCGACGGCTCCTTATCTCGTCAACGTCATGGTGTCGAACGTCAAAGAAGAGACCCACCTCTCCTATGCCGAAAAACTGTACGGCGAACTTCAGGCCAGGGGGATCGAAACGATTCTTGACGACCGTAAGGAACGTTTCGGATTCAAGATGTCCGATGCCGAGCTGATCGGATTCCCTTTTACGGTTATCGTAGGAAAAGAACTCGACAACGGCTCGGTGCAGATCATGATCCGCGCTACCCGCCAGATGGTCACCGTCGATGCCGACAAAGTGATTGAAACGCTTGAGGAACTGCGGGGATGA
- a CDS encoding FxsA family protein gives MIYFLIYLFAEVIVTVEIASRIGGIATFLEIVGSAFLGVFILLNFRHALAENLYALQTRRIDVQGFANRNLMGLVGAFLLIVPGFLSDLVGIALQLFVAGSFLVNRFGRKYGSPTPTQKDEYVIDAEIIDDTPSLR, from the coding sequence ATGATCTATTTTCTGATCTACCTCTTCGCCGAGGTGATCGTCACCGTGGAGATCGCCTCGCGAATCGGGGGGATCGCGACGTTTCTCGAAATCGTCGGAAGCGCTTTTCTGGGAGTTTTCATTCTCCTCAACTTCCGCCATGCCCTCGCGGAAAACCTTTACGCGCTGCAAACCCGCCGAATCGACGTTCAGGGATTTGCCAACCGGAACCTGATGGGACTTGTCGGGGCGTTTTTACTGATCGTTCCGGGCTTTTTGAGCGATTTGGTCGGGATAGCGCTGCAGCTTTTCGTGGCCGGTTCGTTTCTGGTTAACCGTTTTGGGCGAAAATACGGATCGCCAACCCCAACACAAAAGGATGAATATGTCATTGATGCCGAAATTATCGACGATACTCCTTCTCTCCGCTAG
- a CDS encoding DsbA family protein, which yields MSLMPKLSTILLLSASLFAASDSEVVSFLKKGIGNNPAISNLNIEINGKKPVPSMSGWQAYFVSIGADVKQGNEKRRINQNGIYFVSGDVIAPELVNLKTGVRYNDTITPDFNASYYTKANRISGDANATHKVAIFSDPLCPFCRRYVPEAISYMAKYPKTFAVYYYHLPLAGLHPAAVTLTKAAIAAEEEGMSNAVMKLYTVDIDANEKNEQKILDAFNKATGAKVSPADIRRPSVLKQFEFDRKVADDMIVSGTPTVFFNGEKDPKKMKYKDVKVK from the coding sequence ATGTCATTGATGCCGAAATTATCGACGATACTCCTTCTCTCCGCTAGCCTCTTCGCGGCGAGCGACTCCGAAGTGGTCTCGTTTTTGAAAAAAGGGATCGGAAACAATCCCGCCATCAGCAATCTCAACATCGAGATCAACGGTAAAAAGCCCGTTCCGTCCATGAGCGGATGGCAGGCCTATTTCGTCAGTATCGGTGCGGACGTCAAACAGGGGAATGAAAAACGCCGGATCAACCAAAACGGCATCTACTTCGTCAGCGGCGACGTGATCGCCCCCGAACTGGTCAACCTCAAAACCGGGGTTCGCTACAACGATACGATCACCCCCGATTTCAACGCTTCGTATTACACGAAAGCCAACCGCATCAGCGGGGATGCCAACGCGACCCACAAAGTGGCCATTTTCTCCGATCCGTTGTGCCCCTTCTGCCGCCGCTACGTTCCCGAAGCGATTTCATACATGGCCAAGTATCCCAAAACGTTTGCCGTCTATTACTACCACCTCCCCCTCGCCGGGCTTCACCCCGCCGCGGTGACCCTGACGAAAGCCGCGATCGCGGCGGAAGAAGAGGGGATGTCAAATGCGGTGATGAAGCTCTATACGGTCGATATCGACGCCAACGAGAAGAACGAACAGAAGATTCTCGATGCGTTTAACAAAGCGACCGGCGCGAAAGTGAGTCCGGCCGACATACGCCGCCCTTCCGTCCTCAAACAATTCGAATTCGACCGAAAGGTGGCCGACGACATGATCGTTTCGGGAACCCCGACGGTCTTTTTCAACGGTGAAAAAGACCCCAAAAAAATGAAATACAAAGACGTAAAGGTTAAATAA
- the hemC gene encoding hydroxymethylbilane synthase, with product MKKLTIATRGSKLALWQSNHIKSLIETNFPEVSVELKIIITSGDKILDVPLAKIGGKGLFLKEIEESMLRGEAQMAVHSLKDVPTVMPEGLLLSAITTREDVRDAMLSEKYPDIASLPQGAVVGTSSLRRRMQLALQRPDLVIKDLRGNVDTRIRKLKEGEFDAIILAAAGINRLGLRDSVTYFYPISLDEMLPAMGQGALGIETVNEPWVLEIARFLDDENSRIETSIERGFVDTLQGGCQVPIGVSARVREDGSVVVRSTLGMPDASETMGDEIVVERDRTAGVGEAMAKRLISQGAMELLQRAEAMANGAAQ from the coding sequence ATGAAAAAACTGACCATCGCAACCCGCGGAAGCAAACTGGCCCTGTGGCAGTCCAACCACATCAAATCACTCATCGAGACCAATTTTCCCGAGGTATCGGTGGAACTGAAGATCATCATCACTTCCGGTGACAAGATCCTCGACGTTCCGCTCGCCAAAATCGGCGGCAAAGGGCTGTTTCTCAAAGAGATCGAAGAATCGATGCTCCGCGGGGAAGCGCAGATGGCGGTCCATTCGCTCAAAGACGTTCCGACGGTGATGCCCGAAGGGCTGCTGCTTTCGGCCATTACGACGCGCGAAGATGTCCGGGACGCGATGCTCAGTGAAAAATATCCCGATATCGCTTCGTTGCCGCAAGGGGCCGTTGTCGGTACCTCTTCGCTGCGCCGCCGGATGCAGCTCGCGCTTCAGCGCCCCGACCTCGTGATCAAAGACCTTCGCGGAAATGTCGACACCCGCATCCGCAAACTCAAAGAAGGGGAATTCGACGCGATTATCCTCGCGGCCGCGGGGATCAACCGTCTGGGACTCCGCGATTCCGTGACGTACTTCTACCCGATTTCGCTGGATGAGATGCTTCCGGCAATGGGGCAGGGGGCCTTGGGAATCGAAACCGTCAACGAGCCGTGGGTGCTCGAAATCGCCCGCTTTCTCGACGATGAAAACAGCCGCATCGAAACGTCGATCGAACGCGGGTTCGTCGATACCCTTCAGGGGGGGTGCCAGGTTCCCATCGGGGTAAGCGCACGGGTGCGTGAGGACGGCAGCGTGGTGGTCCGTTCAACCCTGGGAATGCCCGACGCGAGCGAAACGATGGGAGACGAAATCGTGGTTGAGCGCGACCGGACCGCCGGCGTGGGCGAAGCGATGGCGAAGCGCCTCATTTCGCAGGGTGCGATGGAGTTGCTGCAACGTGCCGAAGCGATGGCAAACGGGGCCGCGCAATGA
- a CDS encoding menaquinone biosynthesis decarboxylase: MTLQKTIDLLQSQGELRIISEPLDIYLEIPHLAYAEVKKEDGGKALLFTHPIDRKRGKRFDAPVVMNLFGSFRRTELLFGREVEGVAEEIEKLLHMKPPQSFKEKIGMLGDLFSMKDIFPKKLPKRGSCQEIVKEGEEASLHDIPVLTTWEEDGGPFITMGQVYTQSLDGDVVNLGMYRLQVYDKHRLGMHWQIHKDSSHFFDQYQRAGKKMPVSVAIGGDPLYTWCATAPLPYGVNELLLYGLIKKEAPKLVQSITTPLYIPEDVDFVIEGWVDPEKMELEGPFGDHTGYYTLQEYYPVLEVSAITHRKEPYYLATVVGKPPLEDKYMGWATERIFLPLLKTNAADLIDYHMPENGVFHNLILAKMKTLYKGHAKQFMHIFWGSGQMSFVKHALFFPEDAPKLTNYEALATYALNRFQPKCLFLSEGITDALDHSSPEALVGGKLGIDFTASLAPQQPESIETAALLEKIAALIPETVNVAQYMRHTANPVTVVSVRKGERSIRDRFASLETLERYLRIVIFVDEAKNDLYNPYMLIWRVSNNLDAQRDLYRGNTVVALDGTTKTAADGYEREWPGDVECTPAVVERLKSMGIWDLDELLEKKYRP, from the coding sequence ATGACCCTTCAAAAGACGATCGATCTGCTCCAGTCGCAGGGTGAACTCCGTATCATCAGCGAGCCTTTGGACATCTATCTGGAAATCCCCCATCTGGCCTATGCCGAAGTCAAAAAAGAAGACGGGGGGAAAGCACTCCTTTTTACCCATCCGATCGACCGTAAAAGGGGCAAACGCTTCGATGCCCCCGTGGTTATGAACCTGTTCGGATCGTTCCGCCGGACCGAACTGCTGTTCGGGCGCGAGGTCGAAGGGGTGGCCGAAGAGATCGAAAAACTGCTTCACATGAAGCCGCCGCAGAGTTTCAAGGAAAAAATCGGAATGCTCGGCGATCTGTTCTCGATGAAAGATATTTTCCCGAAAAAACTCCCCAAGCGGGGAAGCTGCCAGGAGATTGTCAAGGAGGGGGAAGAGGCTTCGTTGCACGACATCCCCGTTCTCACGACCTGGGAAGAAGACGGAGGGCCGTTCATCACAATGGGGCAGGTCTATACCCAAAGCCTCGACGGCGATGTCGTGAACCTGGGAATGTACCGTCTGCAGGTTTACGACAAGCACCGGCTGGGGATGCACTGGCAGATCCACAAAGATTCGTCCCATTTTTTCGACCAGTACCAGCGGGCGGGCAAAAAAATGCCCGTCTCCGTCGCGATCGGGGGAGATCCCCTTTACACCTGGTGTGCGACGGCACCGCTCCCTTACGGGGTTAACGAGCTGCTGCTGTATGGACTCATCAAAAAAGAAGCGCCGAAACTGGTCCAATCGATTACCACTCCCCTTTACATCCCAGAGGATGTCGATTTTGTGATCGAGGGATGGGTGGATCCCGAAAAAATGGAACTTGAAGGGCCTTTCGGGGATCATACCGGCTATTATACGTTGCAGGAGTATTATCCCGTTTTGGAAGTAAGCGCGATCACGCACCGCAAGGAGCCTTATTACCTCGCCACCGTCGTGGGGAAACCGCCGCTTGAGGACAAATACATGGGATGGGCGACGGAACGGATTTTCCTGCCGCTGCTCAAAACGAACGCGGCCGATCTGATCGATTACCACATGCCGGAAAACGGGGTGTTCCACAACCTGATTCTCGCCAAGATGAAGACTCTCTACAAGGGGCACGCGAAGCAGTTTATGCACATTTTCTGGGGATCGGGGCAGATGAGTTTCGTCAAACACGCCCTCTTTTTTCCCGAAGACGCCCCGAAACTCACCAATTATGAAGCGCTGGCGACGTACGCGCTCAACCGTTTCCAGCCCAAATGTCTCTTCCTCTCCGAAGGGATCACCGACGCGCTGGATCACTCCAGCCCCGAAGCGCTTGTCGGCGGGAAACTCGGGATCGATTTTACCGCATCGCTGGCACCCCAACAGCCCGAGTCGATCGAAACCGCCGCATTGCTCGAAAAAATTGCCGCGCTGATTCCCGAAACGGTCAACGTCGCGCAGTACATGCGCCATACGGCCAATCCGGTTACGGTCGTCAGCGTCCGCAAAGGGGAGCGTTCGATCCGGGACCGTTTCGCTTCGCTGGAGACGCTGGAACGTTATCTGCGGATCGTCATTTTCGTCGACGAAGCCAAAAACGACCTCTACAACCCGTACATGCTGATCTGGAGGGTGAGCAACAACCTCGACGCACAGCGCGACCTGTACCGTGGAAATACGGTCGTGGCGCTGGACGGAACGACGAAAACCGCCGCCGACGGGTATGAGCGCGAATGGCCCGGCGACGTGGAATGTACCCCCGCGGTTGTCGAGCGGCTCAAATCGATGGGGATCTGGGATCTGGACGAACTTCTGGAAAAGAAGTACCGGCCCTGA
- a CDS encoding cytochrome C produces MRTLYATVALTLLAGSTLLSAATYKGQKIYIESCKECHGGGQELAASKKQRAWEKLMANKGQKLADVHLGSKKAQASWEYFGSRAFTKNAKHIEDFLVEYAADSGNVPACN; encoded by the coding sequence ATGCGCACATTATACGCTACCGTAGCCCTTACGCTTTTAGCCGGTTCTACCCTCCTCAGCGCAGCGACCTACAAGGGTCAGAAGATCTATATCGAATCGTGCAAAGAATGCCACGGCGGCGGCCAGGAACTCGCGGCTTCCAAAAAACAGCGCGCCTGGGAGAAGTTGATGGCGAACAAAGGGCAAAAACTTGCCGACGTCCATCTGGGTTCAAAAAAAGCGCAGGCGTCATGGGAATATTTCGGAAGCCGGGCTTTTACGAAAAATGCCAAGCACATCGAGGATTTTCTCGTCGAATACGCCGCCGACAGCGGTAACGTCCCCGCCTGTAACTAA